One genomic window of Solanum stenotomum isolate F172 chromosome 9, ASM1918654v1, whole genome shotgun sequence includes the following:
- the LOC125876230 gene encoding protein FAR1-RELATED SEQUENCE 2-like isoform X2 — protein sequence MEIDLQLPSKKLDVYVDTNAIDDSIQSHVGEENADRSGNGIGMDIVDVDFIDKGIEFDTKEAAYSYYREYARSVGFGITIKASRRSKKSGKFIDVKIACSRFGTKRESGSSRSCPKTDCKASIHMKRKQDGKWYIHSFMKEHNHEICQDDFYYSVKGRSKKSADVVYQKKGLQLALDEGDLELLLGTLALMQAERPNSYYAIDSMRNVFWIDAKGRNDYVHFCDVIYLDTYYIRNKYKVPFLPIIGVNHHFQFLLLGCALVGDESSTTFSWLMRTWLRAVGGQSPRVVITDDDISLKEAVEEVFPKAQHCFCLWNVMGKVSQNLGNKITKPEDFVKKLKKCMWFPLKEEEFEKRWWKMVDSFKLRDDDLIRSLFENRTKWVPVYMRNTFLAGLSTVERSESVSSFFERYISSETEFKEFIGQYKLFVHEMYEEEAKADIESRHRLPTIKTLSPYEKQMSTVYTNSVFMKFQAEVFGVAACTILNEGEEGAEKLYRVNDRKKYQSFMVSWCARDSCIVCSCHFFEYAGILCRHAITVLQVAGVPNIPALYKLERWTREAKTKGTACGIPRNPRYRIQRFNDLCKLAAKFGEVGSLSWETYESAVNTLQAALHDCVNANNSVKSALVSNISFSQCDTNFNEEIQGGSMAKSSKRKKVQKKCKVQSNVEVLSTRIQDSSLQTDQSNSKLPTHEDAFHAQRHAQGMDLSSRMATIEGYYAPPHQSVHGSGQLSSFSMLQDSYCSNHQASHSVLGNLNYISAHGGHYSPQSIQGLGQLSFRAPLVHPSFNIQGNSSDMDNSTSVTGKH from the exons ATGGAAATTGATCTTCAATTGCCTTCGAAAAAGTTAGATGTGTATGTGGATACAAATGCTATTGATGATTCAATTCAAAGTCATGTCGGGGAAGAGAATGCTGATAGAAGTGGCAATGGGATAGGTATGGATATTGTTGATGTTGATTTTATAGATAAGGGAATAGAATTTGATACAAAGGAGGCTGCATATTCTTACTACAGGGAATATGCAAGGTCAGTGGGATTTGGCATCACGATAAAGGCTAGTCGTAGGTCAAAGAAGTCGGGGAAATTTATTGATGTGAAGATTGCTTGTTCTAGATTTGGGACCAAGCGTGAGTCTGGTAGTTCTCGATCATGTCCCAAGACTGATTGCAAGGCCAGTATTCATATGAAGAGAAAGCAAGATGGAAAATGGTATATACATAGTTTCATGAAGGAGCATAATCATGAAATTTGCCAGGATGACTTTTATTACTCTGTCAAGGGTAGGAGCAAGAAATCTGCCGATGTTGTTTACCAGAAAAAAGGACTGCAGCTCGCGTTGGATGAGGGGGATTTGGAACTGCTGCTTGGTACTTTAGCACTTATGCAAGCTGAGAGACCTAATTCTTACTATGCTATAGACTCTATGAGAAATGTGTTCTGGATTGATGCAAAAGGTAGAAATGATTATGTCCATTTTTGTGATGTAATTTATTTGGACACATATTACATCAGAAACAAGTATAAAGTCCCATTTTTACCCATCATAGGGGTCAATCATCATTTCCAATTTTTGTTGCTTGGATGTGCCTTGGTTGGGGACGAATCATCAACAACATTTTCTTGGTTAATGCGCACTTGGCTTAGAGCTGTAGGTGGCCAAAGTCCTAGAGTCGTTATTACTGATGATGACATTTCCCTGAAAGAAGCAGTAGAGGAGGTCTTCCCGAAGGCACAACATTGCTTTTGTTTGTGGAATGTAATGGGAAAAGTTTCTCAAAATCTTGGTAATAAGATAACTAAGCCTGAAGATTTTGTAAAGAAGTTGAAGAAATGCATGTGGTTTCCacttaaagaagaagaatttgaaaaaagatGGTGGAAAATGGTCGATTCATTCAAACTGAGGGATGATGACTTGATTCGGTCATTGTTTGAAAATCGAACAAAATGGGTTCCAGTGTACATGAGGAATACTTTCTTGGCTGGACTCTCTACAGTTGAGCGGTCTGAAAGTGTATCCTCCTTCTTTGAAAGGTACATTTCCTCTGAGACTGAATTTAAAGAGTTCATTGGTCAATACAAACTATTCGTGCATGAGATGTATGAAGAGGAAGCAAAAGCTGATATTGAATCACGTCATAGACTACCTACCATAAAAACTCTCTCTCCTTATGAGAAACAAATGTCCACTGTCTATACAAACTCAGTATTCATGAAATTTCAAGCTGAGGTTTTTGGCGTTGCTGCTTGCACTATTCTGAATGAAGGTGAAGAGGGAGCAGAAAAGTTGTATAGGGTTAATGACCGTAAAAAATACCAGAGTTTTATGGTATCCTGGTGTGCAAGAGATTCTTGCATCGTATGTTCATGCCATTTCTTTGAGTATGCAGGTATCCTTTGTAGACATGCAATTACGGTTCTTCAAGTAGCTGGTGTCCCCAATATCCCCGCTCTGTATAAATTAGAGCGGTGGACACGAGAGGCAAAAACTAAAGGGACAGCATGTGGGATTCCACGCAACCCTCGTTACAGGATCCAACGTTTCAATGATCTTTGCAAACTTGCTGCCAAATTTGGCGAAGTTGGATCGTTATCCTGGGAAACCTATGAATCAGCTGTAAATACACTCCAAGCTGCATTGCATGACTGTGTCAATGCAAACAACTCTGTGAAGAGTGCATTAGTCTCTAACATTTCATTTTCTCAATGCGATACTAACTTTAACGAAGAGATTCAAGGTGGTAGCATGGCAAAGTCATCAAAGAGAAAGAAAGTACAGAAGAAGTGCAAG GTTCAATCTAACGTTGAAGTACTATCTACCAGGATCCAAGATAGCAGCCTGCAGACG GAtcaatcaaactcaaaactacCAACTCATGAAGATGCTTTCCATGCTCAGAGGCATGCACAAGGAATG GATCTAAGCTCCAGAATGGCAACTATTGAGGGATACTATGCTCCTCCTCATCAGAGCGTTCATGGATCG GGccagttgagttcattttctatGTTACAAGATAGTTATTGCAGCAATCATCAAGCCTCACACAGTGTTCTG GGAAACTTGAATTATATATCAGCCCACGGTGGTCATTACTCTCCTCAAAGTATTCAAGGACTG GGACAGCTTAGCTTCAGAGCACCACTAGTGCATCCTTCTTTCAACATTCAGGGAAATTCATCTGATATG GACAATTCAACCAGTGTCACAGGAAAACATTAG
- the LOC125876230 gene encoding protein FAR1-RELATED SEQUENCE 2-like isoform X1 encodes MEIDLQLPSKKLDVYVDTNAIDDSIQSHVGEENADRSGNGIGMDIVDVDFIDKGIEFDTKEAAYSYYREYARSVGFGITIKASRRSKKSGKFIDVKIACSRFGTKRESGSSRSCPKTDCKASIHMKRKQDGKWYIHSFMKEHNHEICQDDFYYSVKGRSKKSADVVYQKKGLQLALDEGDLELLLGTLALMQAERPNSYYAIDSMRNVFWIDAKGRNDYVHFCDVIYLDTYYIRNKYKVPFLPIIGVNHHFQFLLLGCALVGDESSTTFSWLMRTWLRAVGGQSPRVVITDDDISLKEAVEEVFPKAQHCFCLWNVMGKVSQNLGNKITKPEDFVKKLKKCMWFPLKEEEFEKRWWKMVDSFKLRDDDLIRSLFENRTKWVPVYMRNTFLAGLSTVERSESVSSFFERYISSETEFKEFIGQYKLFVHEMYEEEAKADIESRHRLPTIKTLSPYEKQMSTVYTNSVFMKFQAEVFGVAACTILNEGEEGAEKLYRVNDRKKYQSFMVSWCARDSCIVCSCHFFEYAGILCRHAITVLQVAGVPNIPALYKLERWTREAKTKGTACGIPRNPRYRIQRFNDLCKLAAKFGEVGSLSWETYESAVNTLQAALHDCVNANNSVKSALVSNISFSQCDTNFNEEIQGGSMAKSSKRKKVQKKCKVQSNVEVLSTRIQDSSLQTDQSNSKLPTHEDAFHAQRHAQGMDLSSRMATIEGYYAPPHQSVHGSGQLSSFSMLQDSYCSNHQASHSVLGNLNYISAHGGHYSPQSIQGLLQGQLSFRAPLVHPSFNIQGNSSDMDNSTSVTGKH; translated from the exons ATGGAAATTGATCTTCAATTGCCTTCGAAAAAGTTAGATGTGTATGTGGATACAAATGCTATTGATGATTCAATTCAAAGTCATGTCGGGGAAGAGAATGCTGATAGAAGTGGCAATGGGATAGGTATGGATATTGTTGATGTTGATTTTATAGATAAGGGAATAGAATTTGATACAAAGGAGGCTGCATATTCTTACTACAGGGAATATGCAAGGTCAGTGGGATTTGGCATCACGATAAAGGCTAGTCGTAGGTCAAAGAAGTCGGGGAAATTTATTGATGTGAAGATTGCTTGTTCTAGATTTGGGACCAAGCGTGAGTCTGGTAGTTCTCGATCATGTCCCAAGACTGATTGCAAGGCCAGTATTCATATGAAGAGAAAGCAAGATGGAAAATGGTATATACATAGTTTCATGAAGGAGCATAATCATGAAATTTGCCAGGATGACTTTTATTACTCTGTCAAGGGTAGGAGCAAGAAATCTGCCGATGTTGTTTACCAGAAAAAAGGACTGCAGCTCGCGTTGGATGAGGGGGATTTGGAACTGCTGCTTGGTACTTTAGCACTTATGCAAGCTGAGAGACCTAATTCTTACTATGCTATAGACTCTATGAGAAATGTGTTCTGGATTGATGCAAAAGGTAGAAATGATTATGTCCATTTTTGTGATGTAATTTATTTGGACACATATTACATCAGAAACAAGTATAAAGTCCCATTTTTACCCATCATAGGGGTCAATCATCATTTCCAATTTTTGTTGCTTGGATGTGCCTTGGTTGGGGACGAATCATCAACAACATTTTCTTGGTTAATGCGCACTTGGCTTAGAGCTGTAGGTGGCCAAAGTCCTAGAGTCGTTATTACTGATGATGACATTTCCCTGAAAGAAGCAGTAGAGGAGGTCTTCCCGAAGGCACAACATTGCTTTTGTTTGTGGAATGTAATGGGAAAAGTTTCTCAAAATCTTGGTAATAAGATAACTAAGCCTGAAGATTTTGTAAAGAAGTTGAAGAAATGCATGTGGTTTCCacttaaagaagaagaatttgaaaaaagatGGTGGAAAATGGTCGATTCATTCAAACTGAGGGATGATGACTTGATTCGGTCATTGTTTGAAAATCGAACAAAATGGGTTCCAGTGTACATGAGGAATACTTTCTTGGCTGGACTCTCTACAGTTGAGCGGTCTGAAAGTGTATCCTCCTTCTTTGAAAGGTACATTTCCTCTGAGACTGAATTTAAAGAGTTCATTGGTCAATACAAACTATTCGTGCATGAGATGTATGAAGAGGAAGCAAAAGCTGATATTGAATCACGTCATAGACTACCTACCATAAAAACTCTCTCTCCTTATGAGAAACAAATGTCCACTGTCTATACAAACTCAGTATTCATGAAATTTCAAGCTGAGGTTTTTGGCGTTGCTGCTTGCACTATTCTGAATGAAGGTGAAGAGGGAGCAGAAAAGTTGTATAGGGTTAATGACCGTAAAAAATACCAGAGTTTTATGGTATCCTGGTGTGCAAGAGATTCTTGCATCGTATGTTCATGCCATTTCTTTGAGTATGCAGGTATCCTTTGTAGACATGCAATTACGGTTCTTCAAGTAGCTGGTGTCCCCAATATCCCCGCTCTGTATAAATTAGAGCGGTGGACACGAGAGGCAAAAACTAAAGGGACAGCATGTGGGATTCCACGCAACCCTCGTTACAGGATCCAACGTTTCAATGATCTTTGCAAACTTGCTGCCAAATTTGGCGAAGTTGGATCGTTATCCTGGGAAACCTATGAATCAGCTGTAAATACACTCCAAGCTGCATTGCATGACTGTGTCAATGCAAACAACTCTGTGAAGAGTGCATTAGTCTCTAACATTTCATTTTCTCAATGCGATACTAACTTTAACGAAGAGATTCAAGGTGGTAGCATGGCAAAGTCATCAAAGAGAAAGAAAGTACAGAAGAAGTGCAAG GTTCAATCTAACGTTGAAGTACTATCTACCAGGATCCAAGATAGCAGCCTGCAGACG GAtcaatcaaactcaaaactacCAACTCATGAAGATGCTTTCCATGCTCAGAGGCATGCACAAGGAATG GATCTAAGCTCCAGAATGGCAACTATTGAGGGATACTATGCTCCTCCTCATCAGAGCGTTCATGGATCG GGccagttgagttcattttctatGTTACAAGATAGTTATTGCAGCAATCATCAAGCCTCACACAGTGTTCTG GGAAACTTGAATTATATATCAGCCCACGGTGGTCATTACTCTCCTCAAAGTATTCAAGGACTG TTGCAGGGACAGCTTAGCTTCAGAGCACCACTAGTGCATCCTTCTTTCAACATTCAGGGAAATTCATCTGATATG GACAATTCAACCAGTGTCACAGGAAAACATTAG
- the LOC125876258 gene encoding VQ motif-containing protein 22-like, whose protein sequence is MFVFLLLYTRFSKNKKTLISFLHFITFIGMSETMPNNPTNWMQFYQPQRSPQTTMFSDATIVTTTASSVVSAPDHHQHQHQHGTGPSEGRVSKPIRRRSRASRRTPTTVLNTDTTNFRAMVQQFTGGSVAPSQGAYLGFGPNNQQIMNPNTYNIQFQAQPVPPQNQLPYMFSTLGSSTTRPSPAAQGRAGNFLHTSSPSNENKSENNFTF, encoded by the coding sequence ATGTttgtatttcttcttctttacacaaggttttcaaaaaacaaaaaaactctCATTTCTTTTCTacattttattacttttataggCATGAGTGAAACCATGCCAAATAACCCCACAAATTGGATGCAATTCTATCAACCTCAAAGATCTCCACAAACCACTATGTTCTCCGATGCCACAATTGTCACCACCACGGCCTCTTCCGTAGTCAGTGCTCCAGATCACCACCAACACCAACACCAACACGGCACCGGGCCATCTGAGGGGCGTGTTTCCAAGCCCATCAGACGGCGATCAAGGGCTTCTAGGCGAACACCAACCACCGTGTTGAACACGGATACTACAAATTTCCGTGCCATGGTGCAACAGTTCACTGGTGGATCTGTTGCACCATCGCAGGGGGCCTACTTGGGTTTCGGGCCTAATAATCAGCAAATTATGAACCCGAATACTTATAATATCCAATTTCAAGCGCAGCCAGTGCCTCCGCAAAACCAACTGCCTTACATGTTCAGTACATTGGGCAGTTCTACTACTCGACCATCTCCTGCTGCTCAAGGTCGTGCTGGTAATTTTCTCCATACTTCTTCTCCTTCTAATGAGAACAAGTCGGAAAATAACTTCACGTTCTGA